A region from the Chloroflexota bacterium genome encodes:
- the rpiB gene encoding ribose 5-phosphate isomerase B, protein MTLPLDSELRAIVERVVRRTLGELSPSLTPSPSLAGVLPAGEGRGGGQSVAIAADHGGYPLKETLKAHLASLGYNVIDCGTNSTEAVDYPDFAYAVARLVSEGKAWRGIVVDGAGIGSAMAANKVPGARAALCYDHATAVNSREHNDANVLTLGAGLIGPNLAKQIAETWLKTEFGGGRHAKRVDKIVEIERRFLKG, encoded by the coding sequence ATGACATTGCCTCTGGACTCTGAACTTCGCGCGATTGTCGAACGGGTTGTGCGGCGGACGTTAGGGGAGTTGTCCCCATCTCTAACCCCTTCCCCCTCCCTTGCTGGTGTTCTCCCAGCGGGGGAGGGCCGGGGTGGGGGCCAAAGCGTAGCCATCGCCGCCGACCACGGCGGCTACCCCCTCAAAGAAACGCTCAAGGCGCATCTGGCCTCGCTCGGCTACAACGTCATTGATTGCGGCACGAACTCGACCGAGGCGGTGGACTACCCTGATTTTGCTTATGCCGTCGCCCGGCTGGTGAGCGAGGGCAAGGCCTGGCGGGGCATCGTGGTGGACGGGGCGGGCATTGGCAGTGCGATGGCGGCCAACAAAGTGCCGGGCGCGCGGGCCGCGTTGTGTTACGATCACGCCACCGCCGTCAACAGCCGCGAGCACAACGACGCCAACGTGCTGACGCTGGGCGCGGGCCTCATCGGCCCCAACTTAGCCAAGCAGATTGCCGAGACATGGCTGAAGACCGAGTTTGGCGGCGGGCGGCATGCCAAGCGGGTGGATAAGATTGTGGAGATCGAGCGGCGATTTTTGAAAGGGTGA
- a CDS encoding Uma2 family endonuclease → MISNRIAPQSVKQDDERWTYERYLRETAEGEYFAVIGGQQLMAPSPNRLHQVVLINLASRLKEFARQNQLGIVMIAPFDVYFSEDEFVQPDILLVLKEHAERLTDNGVMGAPDLVVEIVSPGSVRADRVTKRLLYARHGVPEYWVISPTEYAIEVLSLKEGQYESVGLYENEELLASPSLSGFSIKVNTLFEE, encoded by the coding sequence ATGATCTCAAATCGCATTGCACCTCAATCCGTGAAACAAGACGACGAGCGCTGGACTTACGAGCGCTACTTGCGCGAGACCGCAGAAGGTGAATATTTCGCAGTCATTGGAGGGCAACAGCTTATGGCTCCCAGCCCCAATCGTTTGCATCAAGTTGTGCTGATCAATCTAGCCAGCCGTCTCAAAGAATTTGCCAGGCAAAATCAACTCGGCATAGTGATGATTGCGCCATTCGACGTGTATTTTTCGGAAGATGAATTTGTCCAGCCCGACATACTCCTGGTGCTCAAAGAACACGCCGAACGCCTGACTGACAACGGGGTCATGGGCGCGCCCGATCTCGTCGTAGAAATCGTCTCGCCGGGAAGCGTTCGCGCTGATCGGGTGACAAAACGCCTTTTGTATGCCAGGCACGGCGTGCCGGAATATTGGGTGATCAGCCCGACAGAATATGCAATTGAAGTCCTGTCGCTGAAAGAGGGGCAATATGAGTCGGTTGGACTCTATGAAAACGAAGAACTGCTCGCCTCGCCTTCGCTGTCGGGATTTTCGATCAAAGTTAATACGCTCTTCGAGGAATAG